The genomic segment accatttttattatgtGTTGGGCATTGTGGCTAGGAGATagcgttggagagataagggaatgtcgagcataGCTTCATTCATCGTAGATAGTGtggtgtgtttggagagtgtGAGCATACGTGCTACACTTACATGGAGATAGCGTATGACTTTATGAGTCATGTGGTGTGTTTTGAAGATCTGTTTATCCAATGAGTATATAATTTGACTATGTTTCATATTCACGAATTGTCAATATATCACTATGTTGAGTATGAAAATTATGTTATGTGTTTATATCCTAACATGTCTGGTGCGTATATATTTTTGTTGTATACATGTGTACTCACTGACCTTTCCCAAGCTCACCCCCTTACTTTACCTTGCAAATAAATAGTTCCTGGGTTAGCAAGGAGGGTGGCAAATCGGTGATCCATTGCAAGGCATTTTCTTTGAGTATGTGTGTTGAGCTTTTAAGCTCTGAAGTGAAGGCAATGTGGGTCGTTCCAAGGATTTAGTACTAGAATTAGACTTAAaccttttaaataaaattttcaacaggTTTTAAACGAacattatagatttttttttgggatttttgaacgtaaacacaaaattctccaaaagtgttatgagttctaatattttaatgggcgtgttttctaaggttgtaaaagagcctatttataggctaattttttagttaaaataagttatgctaataaatactaaatatattatactaataaatactaaatcttctagaaagaaaaatatattttctttaatttgacTTGTAAGCAATCTCTTATTTAACAGGAATttgagtcacacaactctaacaatttttatataaaaaaattaagggtttAAACCTTTGTAATCTCAATGAAATAAATTTTGGACACTCAGGTCCCAACCGAACACCATAACACTAAGTTAGAACTCAAAGTCCATCCAGTCGAACAGTATAACACTAGGGCCCTCCCTATACACATAAGTGTCATGCCATAAGGCATGTCTAACTATCTTCACACTAAATGCTATCTTTAATCACTTAGCATTCTCACTAACTctattggcatgccaactatCCTAACTTATTCACTAAGCTTACAAaggaaaatatttatattaaaagttGAATCACTACACTACATTTCTGTTAAAGATGGAATTATTAATACCATGCATAATTCCCCATCCACAATTCATTCATACTATTCTTAATAGATTTTTAATAATGAATCTCTTTCATATCAAACAAGATTCAATGCCATATTTCACTATTAATAAATATAGCCACACTACAGTTTCAACTTTAGCACTTACATACGATAGTTTTTTGCATGGTAGTATTTTTCAACAAGACActcataatcaatttatatatattcacattATTAACATTAATTTTACGCTTTTAAATAGGAATTTAACATGATACACTTCAATACGGTCACATGGCTCTATCTCCATACAACACGTCATTAATACATAAAGTTAGTGCCATTAACACTCCATTCTAATTAATCATTCCATTAGTGCCATTAACACTCCATTCTAATTAATCATTCCATAACTAAAAACACCATAGAAAGGTAAAAATGAAAATTCCAAGAGAACTTAttgacaaaataatcaaaataggaGAAAGGTCTTCCTCTTCTCTTCACTATACAAGCTTTTCCTTCCCCTTGCTTGTAGTCCCTATCCACTCTCattcttttcaataaaataaatgcaCACATAAATGGCAACATTCAATGACCATTTTACATTGCTCAACTACCCTCTAGCTCATCGAAGcttataaaaatacaatttaaacaTGATGAAATTAACATTTCTTACCTCTACTCAAGCTTTCTCACTCTAACTCTTATTTTCTCACTCTACCCATTCAAGCCCTAGTCTTGGATGATGGGAAAATATGAATGGAATGACTCAAATGAGATTTTCTCAATTGGGTTTCAAGGAAAGATAAAGAAGCAAGGTGAAATTTTAATAGATTTGGGGGGAGAATTcaaaggaaaggaaagaagagAGTTTCGTCTCTTTCAATGGTAGTGGATGACAATGAGGGAAAATATGAGTAAAATGTttggtttttcttcttcttttttttgtcaaaagccaTACTGGTCAAAGGTCAACACAATTCATGGCTATTATCTCATCCTTATCTTTAAAGTCTAGCTTGATACTAGGTATATGCCAACCTTAAATTAACATACTAAATAACTTTACAAACTTTGTTGAGTCGAGAAATGGATCATGGATGCTGCTAACCCTCTCAGGTCCTTGCGACCTAATCATAGAACACCGAAGCACaactataatatcaaattttaattatcaaattatttttacttgATATGTTATAATTCCTAATTCAGATACTAACGTATCAATGTGCCTTCTGGCATTACATCTCGATTTCATAGTTTAAGTAATTTGATATGTTTCATTACATTATCCGTATTTCACTTCCATTGTTTCATGATATCAATTAATCTCCAAGCCATCTAGCTTAATTAGCATCATAGTAGTTCCTATCATAACTTTACATCATTTATTTAACCAATATAGCATTAAGTAACCTTATCAATTCTAACATAGCATACAACATATTTACTTTCCTTAATAACTTATCATGCCTTGAATTGTCCATTAGCTTTCATAATACTATAAAATCACTaacaaacaaatgagataaaacATATTTTTACTAATGATAACTTCGAGTTAAAAACTAAACAAGAAGTTAAGCGTGGGATAAGAACATATCGAATTAGAGATTACTCGACTACGGTCTTTGTCTTTCCTTTAACCCTCGATGTCTTGGCATTATTTTTAGTCATATACGATAAGTTCGATTATGAAAATAGTGTTAGTTTCACACAAAATCTATGgaaattcatcaattaaacatgaattgcattttattcattttagtccctctagGAGCTGATATTTAAAAACCTGTATCTTTCAATTTAACCTGTTGAGCCTAAATTCGTTTTCATTCTTATTCACTAGGGACCTCTAGATTTCAATCCATGACATAATTTTTAACAGCTTTAACTTTATTGAACTTGGTccctaatttcataaaattaactATAAGGTTTAACTTAATTTCTAACTCAATCAAACACTTTCCACTATCTTCAAATATGACCCTAACATAAACAAAGCACATCCTTCACAAATCCATTATTATCAAGCTTTAATTTCATCAAAtctcaacaatggcaacatgaaATAAATTTAGCAATTAAGAAACCTATCTCATAAGCATGACATGCTAATCATAGATAGTTAAAGCTCCATAAAAATAGAATGAAAATAACATATTTACCTAATCTAATTTGAACCGAAAATGGTAAGGGATTTGCTTAAAATTGCTTCTTTTCTCCCTAACATGGATGACACAATTTTGAGGAAAAAGATATGTTTCTCTCTCCCTCTCACATAACATATATAGATAATTAGTAATATAATTAATTCCTTAAACATGATTAATCCAAGGGTTGAAATATAATTCTCCTAATCTAAGTATAGATGAATGGTTATGATCACCTCATGGCACTAACCATGAAATAGTTATGGTTAAAATATCCATTTAGTCATTAGTTTAATTGCTGCAAGAGCCCTTTTGCATTTTCTAAATTAAGACTCAATAGCTattgcacttttacaatttagacctTATACTATAATTAGCAGCTTTCGcaatttaattacttaaccatTCAGTAATATTTTCCATACTAAATAGGTATTCATAAATTTACTAACTCCATTTATGATATTACCGGTTAAAATCAGGTCGTTACAATTAGGCCCATGTCTCACTATATGACATTATTACACTAAAACAATAATGTTTCAATTTCACACTTCATTATAAAATCCCTAATTAATACAAATTATTATCTCTAGAAAATTCATTATACGCTCTTTCCAAAATAATACCACTTAAAACATCCTAAATGTTGGGATGTTACCTTCAATCGCCTCATAGGCCATAGCACTTCatcaaattaaaactaaaaaaaaacatgtacatAAACCAAACCATGTACTTCATTTACATCAAATGTTCACATATTGCAAAAGGGATACCATATAAATGACCACTTAAAGCATGAAAGAAACCAATCAAACTATCATAAAAAATTACCTTCGAGAATCATTCGTGAAATACAACCTCCAACTTTGTCTCTAATGTCATCACCATATCGCATTTGAGGCATCATATGTAATTTCACAAAACCCTCAATTTTCAAACCTACATTTCATTAGGATCTTCCTTGGGTATGATTTTTTGCCAAATCTCTAACTGCAGGATCCTCATTCTTTTTTGGAACCACTGCAACCCATTTCTTTGTCTTATCTTTCTTTAACCTTgcaatcttcttcttcttcttcttcaatctcCTTCACTACGTTGACTTCCCTTGGTGTTATGTTTGgtgcaaaatttttagtttagacTAGGGGGATATGGTGTATCTGTAGCAAGATGAGTTGCCCATTAAGGGAGTGTCCTTTCATGCTTTTCCAACCCCTTGGCCCATgacataatatatttttttggccTTGTGGGATCTACTTTGATTGAGAGCTCCAATCCTGAATTTTATCTTCTACTGTGATTGCTTGGTTAGGTTTCGCTTTGATGTGTTTTTGAGAATTGTCCTTAGTTGTATCCTCTTTATTTTAGGGGAGTTTTTCATCTGCTTCTTATGTGTTCTATGGGgatatttttcttttaactttgtaatgctattttggaaatttttttaggtaaaagtatcatggaagtACCTGTACTAGGAGTTAAATTGCATTTTGCTTCTTCtacttaaaaaatgagtaaattagtctctgtatgttagatcaaagagcaaactgatcattctatttaaaatttcatccatttttactgcCACGTCAACATGAAGACATGTGTCACTATCTAGTTACATCGTCAACCACGTccatttttaacataaaaatagatgaaatttttaatagaaaagactaatttgctctttgatataATATACAAATGCTAATTTgatcaataaaatttaatcaatagagccaaaaagaaaatatactatcaaaatcacaaacaaataaaatagtaattaacAATGAATAAAATCAATAACAAAAACAAAGAAGTAACTTCTCATGCAATAGTTTacaataacattaatattttttttcttttcctttttgcaaTCAATGATACAATTTTCAATAGTTACTGAAAAAGGAGAATGTTACAtctatttgttaaaaaataaatgattCAAGGATAGAagctaaaaatactaaaattaatataatgaaaGGCTAAGGAAGGATGATATGAAAAGTGAGAATAGTGAGAATTCTTTTTTCTCGGATCAAATGTGCATTATTTTTCATACAGAGAAAaggttttaattgaatttaaaagCTACACTCGTGAACATGTAtctatattatgaaaatgttgtCAACAATGGCATGAGATCCAACCCTTCTACAAAAAATGTCAAAGTTAATTGATTTTTCAATCACAATGCCTTTGATAAGGACAATGGAATTTCACTCTCATGTGAAGTAATGGATACATCATTTGAACTAGTAGAGGAAGGCCTACCATCTCTTTTGGTGTTTCTTTCTTGACCATTTTTGGCTTCATCATTTGAATGAGCAATTGGTGCATCTTTGGCATTCACATCAATATCATTAGAACCATTGTCAGCGGCACCACCACCAATATCAAGATCACCATATAAGTTACCAGTTACCATCCTAAATCCAAAAGCCCTTGAGGTTATACGATATAGTACAGTCAAGATCCAAAATATCCAAGGCATACAAACAAGGATTAAACCAACAATAGGAAGCGATTTGGAAGATTGAGATTCGGGAGAGGTCATGTAAACCAAAAGGCAACCACCTCCAATAGTtacacaaagaaataaaatgcCGCTGATTGTCCATATATATGTACGACCTGGATCTGAGTCAGGCATTTGGAAAATCTacacaaaatattcaaacaaATATGAGATTGACATGATTCATGATCCATGTTTTTGATTAATGGGATCCATTTGAGGCgatgtgatttttatttttcccttggtGGTCCTTGTTGCTGGATGAATATGGTTAATTTGTGTCAAAAaacaaggtgagaaaaagagaaaataattatgggagagagagagagagagagagagagagagagagagagagagagacgtGTTTGGTTTATATTTCTATCATGTCTCACCTCCTAAAACAAAGATTAGTTCCATAGATAAGACTCACTGCctcaacattatatatataactagttGTTTATTCAACTTTTAGCattactatatatacatataacaagacctaatttctataattttagtttaatgcaatcatttttttaaaatcattttcgtATTTTTTTGACAAGTTAATCATTAACTTTAAATTGTTAGAATTATTAGATCAACCAGTGTTGTTTGAATCAAACTGGACTGGTTGGATTGGGAATCGGTCTGAAGAGTGggtttgaatttataaaaaaaatgtaatttggcTTGTTGGATTAGTGAACTGGTGGCCTAATTGGTTTGACCACCAATCCGGTTTAAAAAACATTAAGATTAatattttatgcattaatattttatataggaTGGAAATTTGAAGTGTATAATTCTATGTACCATCAATCAATTTGATTATTCTCAATCATTAAGGCTTTATACGGTTTAAAAAACATTGAGACTAatattttatgcattaatattttatataggaTGGAAATTTGAAGTGTATAATTCAATATACCATCAATCAATTTGATTATTCTCAATCATTAAGGCTTTGCTTGATAGAGTGGGAAGAAAGTTGGAAGGATGGAAATTTGAAGGGGTTAAAACTAGAAGGAtggaaaacataaaatttttttcatGGGTGTGCTCGGTAGGAAAGAcgaaaaaatggaaagaaaaaataaatttctttccaTCCATTGTTTGGTAAagttgaaaataaaatgaaagaaaataaaatatttgaaaaatgcataattttaaaCTAACATACACCTTTTTCTCATTTTAACTCCtctcatctttccaatttagaatgattgatttttatgcattatGATGGAAAATgatcatatcttttattttttttcctctcaCTTTTCTTCCCAACTAAACACAATGAAAATTTATTCTCTTTTCACTTTTTCATTTCTTCCTCCCATCCTTCCACTTTTCCATTCAACCAAGCAAATCCTAAAGGTAAAgttaaagtatatatattatttatgattattgattgctttagaaaaaatattaacattattattttttttcgtaACTTGGATATTCATGTAAGGCTCGTCTCTTCCTTTTCCAAGGCGAAGTAGAGATTTTAAGTTAAAGGATTAAGAgttttatcataaaaattaagGCTAATTGCACTCTACATCTCTAAACTAAtggtcaaattttaaattaattcctaAACTTCAAAATATCTTTAGGACATTCATTCCAAAGTTTCTCATATAGCATTTTAGTCTATTTAGCCTcttttttttatcatgttttggCTAAGATCTAGACTCAAATATTTGTAAGGAATTGAAGTACTTCTCTTTAGAACATTTATGCCAAATATCATCATATGGTTTTTCTAGTTCACCCTTATTCGCATGAGGTTGATAATCTTCCTCTAATACTTCCCATCTACCTATTGGAGGGCTTACAATAATCAAGAGCAAAAATCCAATCTTTCACATTGTTTTACTCATTCTTTCAAGTGTTCATTTGTATTTGTGAGAGCTTAAACATTGTGTATCAACCTTCTAGAGGTATTTATTCATTCtcaattttatttctcaaattttttagggtttacttaaattttttagtAGAAAACCTTAAGAGGAAAGGGAAGTGGTTCTATCTTACCTATTGAAAAGACAATGTTTTGTAAAGGTTATACCTTGCTCTTGAAAGATACCAATTAAAGAGATGgggaaatccttagttgtggaaagctaaggtagtagaGGTAGGCAATTGAGGTTGAACCATTTTAAATCTCTTGTGCAAATTTTCTTTGAGCAACTTTTTCCAAACTTTTTGAACACCGAAcaccaattcaccccctcttggtgTATCTTGAGCCTAACATAATTTGTGTTATAACattgaaatgtataaaaaaattcaaaatattggtATGGTTGAGgtggtaaataaaatattttataaatgttgGTGGCATGGGTTTAAATTTCAACATATGTTAATTTTTTACATTGGTTTTATGAACATTGTGAAAAGATAAAAGTACTCTTGTAAGAATATAACTTGTTTGAATTCCGTAAAGATAGTTTAGTAATTTCTAAATTGAGTTGATGTCCAGTTGACTCATGAAAACAACTCAGTTAAaggtttaaataatagtatagatgaATCATATTCTCATTTTTTGAAGGAAagtaaattttaaagaaaaaatgtaGCCGTAAGAAAATTACATTCTCAAGAAAGTATTACTTTTTAAGGTACAAATCATCTTACCATGATTTTGTGTATGTTTAGGCAACTTCGGCAAAGGTTGAGGCTTGAAAACTTTCGCCAACCATGCTCGAGTCTCATCATGTGTAAGTATCACGTATCTTTTCTCTTAAATTTATTATGGATTTAAGTCACACAATATACAAGTTATGtccaaatttattttgatttaagtctgaatacatttcaatttttagtttaattatacTTTATACTGAATTAGTTGCAATTATAATAATGTGAACATATGTAATTTATAATCATATTATTATATCTATATTACTATATACAAAAGGAAGGTCCAAACCTTTCTTTTGTTGACAAGTGGCACGCCTAAAATTCTTTTTACATTTTacaaaaaggttaaattttagcTTTGGTCCCTCTAATATAcctaaatttgatgtttaatcgaTATTAATTTGTAACATAATTTGgtctttataattttataatgttattaattagttcaaatagttaatatcattaacttttcaattaaaatactattatacaTAATTTGAATACCTTAAGTCTTAGAAACTAACTTGTGACTTCCCATTTCTTTTAGGTTTgcatctctcttttttttcacattataagACAATGGTTAAATTCAATTTTGGCTCCAAAACTATGTTATaacttgagatttaatctatatactttaatttttgacataatttggtctatttacttttataatgtcattagttagtctgAATAGTTAATATTGGtaactatttcaatcaaaattttgaCATCTAATTTTCTTAAGAACACTAtgtcaataaaaaaaaaattcatcagGGAGGTTTTAAATGGGTGTTTTTAACGAAAAATCCTAAACAATATTTTCAACATTATTTGTATTGTTACATGATTATAaagtgaatatatatttttaaatttcaaaatgtagCACCAAAGAATTTAATAAAAGAGTTTTAATAGTAATAACATCTGAACCtgaatttttaaatccaaaaagtagATGAACATGttcttgaaattaaaagtagGAGACTAAATTCCAAATGAATGAAGCGTACAGggacttagagcatattttaacattcaaatttatatttataattataattataaactctttaaagcatgaaaataaaattatcaaaagggTAGTTTATGTAATGCCCTGAACCCCACCAGATTTCATCGGATCCAAATCGTGGGTATTAATTTACATAACTTGGCAAAATTTCAAAACGGTCAACTTGAGCTCATGACACTAAACATATTTCTTAACATTTTATCAAAAATGCCACTATTAAAGAAACATAGAgaagtatttaaaatttaaaaataaaatattacatcaAATTGTTTACAACTTAATACAACACAAGGTTTATAAAAATGGACTCTTTAAAACATAAGTCTATTAGACACAAGTTTTCCAAAAATGTCCCTTGTATGCATAGTATCCCCGTTCATCGTTTCTCTGGCGCAATCAAGGTGTTGTCCCTCCTGGCAAACTCACTTACATAGCAACACCTGAAACATAAGCATAACATTTGTAAGTTCAGAGGAACTTAGTGAGTTTAGACACAACATACCTTTTAACCTTTCTTGTTGAattcttcatcttgaatatttGGATTTTCCCATATCTGTCTTTGGCGAATACCTTCCCATCCTCAGTTATATAATTACACACTTAGACGCCACTTACTCTTCTTAACAAATCATCCTTAACTTGACTCTTTGGGTGACTTTAGATCATACCAGATGCTACTACCTCTTCTTTTCTATTCAAACAACTTAACAATTATCCTagaacaaatattcatagacacaGTTCACTGgtgaatatttacacttttggaAAATACCCACATAGAGTTTATTACCATCAATATACCAACCAAATCATTATATATTTCAATATCCAACACATCTTATACAGATAATGAACTAACAGCTCATTCAAAAATATTCCTCACAACTCTTGTTACATAGCACAACGATACTCAAATAGATATATGGCACAAATATTAGATAATTCCAGAGTCGAAACATGATGCTATTCAGATATGACAGATGCTAACAACTTAGATTTCTCAACCCTACATAACACGGACAAGATAAGACTAGTGGAACTTATATAACTCCTATAACTAAGTATACGTCCATACTCTAAACTGACAGATGACCACAGTGGATAACCACTCCAAACACACAGATGCATTTGATTACTTCACAGAACTATTCAAACGAAAATAACTTCAGCAATATCATATGCTTATTATAGACTTATTTATCGGAGAACTTTTCAGAATGTAACCAGAACTTACCACAAGGGCGATACATAATTCCCCATATAGATTTAGCAGAGTACACCACAAAGGCTAAATAGAATACGCCATAAAGGCGACATAAAATATATGCCACATAGGCTTTAGCAAAAGTAGACCATAAAGGCCAAACAAATTACGCCATAAAGGCATTACTAAAAATGACACAAATGCTTTATTTGGATGCTACCCAAGCACCACAAGTGAACTACTATGTTTGCGATATgtatttgcctaaactcacaatTGCGTGAGGTTTTCCCATCATCGCTCGGGACACACAGAAACCCTAGTCAATAAATGCGGCTCATCCACCCTTTCCAaagtgtgccatggccatggacttttttTAGAATTTTCGTACTAAAATTTGTGTTTACTGTAATATCCCTAAACCGAGTCTAGTAGTTTCAAGtatattttttgggttttgaGGGAGAAACTAAGAATTTATAaggtttctagtaatttttaatttaatttaagaggttaatttaatctaaaattgattaaaaaataatctggaaaaataaaaatatttttagaaaattaattttaaagtaattaaataattattagttaaaataattaatttggtggaaaaaaaatttaaaataaattttattggaggttaatttgagttaatttaaatattaattaaatttaatttaattgtaaaataagggaaattttagggtatttatttggaaaataaaccttaaaactcaGAATTTTGAAGGGAAAGGATTAAATGGTAAAGGGAAATGTGGGAGTGACCACTAGGCAAATttccccaatttttaaatttctggtgggttgtttcagttttaaacacaatgcatctagcctacttttcacaccatttacatcATATTAGAGAGATATAAATTTCGTTTTCATTGCATGGTT from the Gossypium hirsutum isolate 1008001.06 chromosome D09, Gossypium_hirsutum_v2.1, whole genome shotgun sequence genome contains:
- the LOC121221195 gene encoding uncharacterized protein; the protein is MPDSDPGRTYIWTISGILFLCVTIGGGCLLVYMTSPESQSSKSLPIVGLILVCMPWIFWILTVLYRITSRAFGFRMVTGNLYGDLDIGGGAADNGSNDIDVNAKDAPIAHSNDEAKNGQERNTKRDGRPSSTSSNDVSITSHESEIPLSLSKAL